The following are from one region of the Achromobacter xylosoxidans genome:
- the pcaD gene encoding 3-oxoadipate enol-lactonase encodes MQDISYYTAGDGARIAYRYDGRADLPTLVLANSIGTTLHMWDAQIPALTRHFRVLRYDYRGHGASSVPQGPYSLDRLGRDVLELMDGLGIERAHFLGLSLGGIVGLWLGVHAPQRIHRLVLSNTSAYLGPVPQWDERIAATLRAENMSETAETFLKNWFPASWLQQSNPAVEPFRTMLLNTDKHGLAGAFAAVRDFDLRRTMALIPNPTLVIAGQHDTVTAASHGEQIAAAIPGARLLTLPAVHLANIELPEAFEAAVLEFLLTA; translated from the coding sequence ATGCAAGACATCTCCTACTACACCGCCGGCGACGGCGCGCGCATCGCCTACCGTTACGATGGCCGTGCGGATCTGCCCACGCTGGTGCTGGCGAACTCCATCGGCACCACGCTGCACATGTGGGACGCACAGATTCCCGCGCTGACTCGCCACTTCCGCGTGCTGCGCTATGACTACCGCGGCCATGGCGCGTCCAGCGTGCCGCAAGGTCCTTACTCGCTTGACCGCCTGGGCCGCGACGTGCTGGAGCTGATGGACGGGTTGGGCATCGAGCGCGCGCATTTCCTGGGGCTGTCGCTGGGCGGCATCGTCGGTCTATGGCTGGGCGTGCATGCGCCACAGCGCATCCATCGCCTGGTCCTGAGCAATACCTCGGCCTATCTGGGACCCGTGCCGCAATGGGACGAACGCATCGCCGCCACGCTGCGGGCAGAGAACATGTCGGAAACGGCCGAGACCTTCCTGAAGAACTGGTTTCCCGCGTCCTGGCTGCAGCAGAGCAATCCCGCCGTCGAGCCGTTCCGCACCATGCTGCTGAACACCGACAAGCATGGCCTGGCGGGCGCATTCGCCGCCGTGCGGGACTTCGACCTGCGTCGCACCATGGCGCTGATCCCGAATCCGACGCTGGTCATCGCGGGCCAGCACGACACGGTCACCGCAGCCAGCCACGGCGAGCAGATCGCCGCCGCCATCCCTGGCGCCAGGCTGCTGACGCTGCCGGCCGTGCACTTGGCGAACATCGAATTGCCCGAGGCGTTCGAGGCCGCGGTGCTGGAATTCCTGCTCACGGCCTGA
- a CDS encoding LysR family transcriptional regulator produces the protein MSEFTLHDLQCFDAVARAGGFQAAAATLHRSHPAVFAAVAKLERQLDLALLDRSGYRVSLTAAGQSFHARAQALLRELTALRAHAEQLAMGEETELRIVIGDFCPRPYVLGLLSRFFADCPATRLDLHFEAVSGPQERLYDGEADLILHRVAKNDARIEWVDLAKVPFVPVVAPGFLREPVPRAIKPALMRDYTQCVMRDTARHMPPQDYFTVEGARQCTVADQLMKKEIILQGMGWGHMPRFLVEDELRDGRLISIANRHLPGSVEELVAARRTDRAQGPVSNRLWHYLQNAAPALRRALAASRGR, from the coding sequence ATGAGCGAATTCACGCTGCACGATCTCCAATGCTTCGACGCGGTGGCGCGCGCCGGCGGCTTTCAGGCGGCCGCGGCAACGCTGCACCGTTCGCATCCGGCGGTATTCGCCGCCGTGGCCAAGCTGGAACGGCAGTTGGATCTGGCCTTGCTGGACCGCAGCGGCTACCGCGTGAGCCTGACAGCCGCGGGGCAGTCCTTCCATGCGCGCGCGCAAGCGCTGCTGCGCGAGCTGACCGCCTTGCGCGCGCACGCCGAACAACTGGCCATGGGCGAGGAAACCGAGCTGCGCATCGTGATCGGCGACTTCTGTCCGCGCCCCTACGTGCTGGGCTTGCTGAGCCGCTTTTTCGCGGACTGTCCGGCCACGCGCCTGGACCTGCACTTCGAGGCCGTGTCCGGGCCGCAGGAACGCCTCTACGACGGCGAGGCCGACCTCATCCTGCATCGCGTCGCCAAGAACGACGCCCGCATCGAATGGGTCGACCTGGCCAAGGTGCCTTTCGTACCCGTAGTGGCGCCGGGCTTTCTGCGTGAACCCGTACCGCGCGCGATCAAGCCCGCGCTGATGCGCGACTACACGCAATGCGTCATGCGCGACACCGCCAGGCACATGCCGCCGCAGGATTACTTCACCGTGGAAGGCGCGCGCCAGTGCACGGTGGCGGACCAGCTGATGAAGAAGGAAATCATCCTGCAAGGCATGGGCTGGGGTCACATGCCGCGTTTTCTCGTCGAAGACGAACTGCGCGACGGACGTCTGATCTCGATCGCCAACCGCCATCTGCCGGGCAGTGTCGAAGAGCTGGTCGCCGCGCGCCGCACGGACCGCGCGCAAGGCCCGGTCTCGAACCGCTTGTGGCACTACTTGCAGAATGCCGCGCCAGCCTTGCGCCGCGCCCTGGCAGCGAGCCGCGGCCG